The proteins below are encoded in one region of Novosphingobium sp. 9U:
- a CDS encoding arsinothricin resistance N-acetyltransferase ArsN1 family B — MTAFLVRSAHVNDAADVRSIYAPIVETTAISFEEVAPSLAEVAARIEATLEHYPYLVAERDGSVVGYAYAGQHRTRAAYRWSVDVSIYVADAAQRSGVGRALYKQLLTELAGMGFHAAFAGIAMPNEASVALHESLGFIPVGLYREVGYKLGTWQDVGWWQRLL, encoded by the coding sequence TTGACAGCTTTTCTTGTTCGCTCAGCTCACGTCAACGACGCGGCCGATGTACGGTCGATCTATGCTCCAATTGTCGAGACCACCGCAATCTCCTTCGAGGAGGTCGCGCCAAGCCTGGCCGAAGTCGCCGCCCGAATCGAGGCTACCTTGGAGCACTACCCCTACTTGGTGGCGGAGCGGGACGGCAGTGTGGTGGGGTACGCCTATGCTGGCCAACATCGAACGCGCGCCGCTTATCGCTGGTCTGTGGATGTTTCCATCTACGTTGCAGACGCAGCGCAGCGCTCAGGCGTTGGCCGTGCCCTCTACAAGCAACTGCTAACCGAGCTAGCCGGTATGGGCTTCCACGCAGCTTTCGCCGGTATCGCGATGCCCAACGAAGCCAGTGTCGCGCTTCACGAGAGCCTCGGCTTCATCCCAGTGGGGCTCTATCGGGAGGTCGGGTACAAGCTTGGCACATGGCAAGACGTGGGATGGTGGCAGCGCCTCCTCTGA